From one Phocaeicola salanitronis DSM 18170 genomic stretch:
- a CDS encoding TetR/AcrR family transcriptional regulator: MKTNEQNTEQAILEAAEAEFLEKGYDGAKMLAIARRAGVAHSMLHYYYRSKEKLFQAVMLRKTREIVPLFRGIFEQGLPFEETLNRIREERDRYLLSQVPQMPYFLLSEMLLKPGNRAMVIGLLERIEAVQRVKEMLEAEVEAGRIRPIRFGDFLFMLLTLDTSSLTAISVCRGKEGIETEVAQRLMASYREHNMQLILEALKP; this comes from the coding sequence ATGAAAACCAACGAACAAAATACGGAACAGGCCATTCTGGAAGCGGCGGAAGCCGAATTCTTGGAGAAAGGGTATGACGGGGCGAAGATGCTGGCTATTGCCCGGCGGGCAGGCGTGGCGCATTCGATGCTGCATTATTATTACCGGAGCAAGGAAAAACTGTTTCAGGCGGTCATGTTGCGGAAAACACGCGAGATAGTCCCCTTGTTCCGCGGAATCTTCGAACAAGGCTTGCCTTTTGAAGAGACATTGAACCGCATCCGGGAGGAGCGCGACCGGTATCTTTTGTCGCAAGTCCCCCAAATGCCTTATTTCCTTTTGTCGGAAATGTTGTTGAAACCCGGAAACCGGGCGATGGTGATTGGCCTGCTCGAACGGATTGAGGCGGTCCAGCGGGTCAAGGAGATGCTGGAAGCAGAGGTAGAGGCGGGAAGAATCCGTCCCATCCGCTTCGGCGATTTCTTGTTTATGTTGCTTACGCTCGATACTTCTTCATTAACGGCTATCTCCGTTTGTCGGGGGAAGGAAGGGATAGAAACGGAAGTGGCGCAGAGATTAATGGCATCATACCGTGAGCACAACATGCAGCTCATCCTTGAAGCTTTGAAACCTTAA